From the Cryptomeria japonica chromosome 2, Sugi_1.0, whole genome shotgun sequence genome, one window contains:
- the LOC131054307 gene encoding pentatricopeptide repeat-containing protein At1g63330-like, with translation MKMEIMHNLKWICRPVFKQVTSPPYSSKLYKTSSQHTHKQEKSPSHTSQKFNVVHFNQSISALCKSGNTNKAWDLLHSAITDRLPLNVVSFNSLLSGLGNSGDIRRINSLLAVMKEMEIHPDVITYTTLIKVLCKEDQIEEALGALHRMRRAHCVPDIITYSTLIDGLCKRCRVDEALVLVAEMIQSSISPNTITCNTLINGLSKVGREDEALRLVAGMENSYRSPDIVTYTTLIDGLCKVERFDDALGLVAKMLQEGRFLDRYIYTSMIDGFCKARKIDKACNLFVKMMEFGPLPNEVTFSAVIDGLCKDGRMDKAWDCFHDMSRKGLQVNVITYSSLICSLCKLHEVEKAQKLFKNMLRQGFSPDVITYNILIDGLCQSNREKDAFTLISEMQNRGRLPNVITYNTLIRAFCRAGEMNMVGKMLEEMATRDLKPNEVTYTTVINGLCKAGDLSRAHSHLNKMLDEGLTADVVTYSCLIDAHCKVSEMDKAFKYFLNMKVAGIAPDVVTYSILIGSLCKENKIEMAFSMLNEMRINDLVPNVITYNKFLYTFRQRHDLENTFLVMDQMKKEGCAPSDSTVRILDWLVKVGQMKKLRDFVNDDSFIISRAA, from the coding sequence ATGAAGATGGAGATTATGCACAACTTGAAATGGATATGTCGCCCCGTCTTTAAACAGGTAACTTCTCCTCCTTATTCTTCAAAACTATACAAAACCTCATCTCAACACACACACAAACAGGAGAAATCCCCTTCTCACACGTCACAGAAATTTAATGTTGTGCATTTCAATCAGTCCATTAGTGCCCTCTGTAAATCGGGAAACACAAACAAGGCCTGGGACCTTTTACATTCAGCTATAACTGACCGCCTTCCTCTCAATGTCGTATCATTCAACTCGCTTTTAAGCGGCCTCGGAAACTCTGGTGATATCCGTAGAATCAACTCTCTTCTTGCTGTAATGAAAGAGATGGAAATACATCCAGATGTTATCACTTATACCACCCTCATAAAGGTTTTGTGTAAAGAGGATCAAATTGAGGAAGCACTTGGGGCTTTGCACAGAATGAGACGCGCTCATTGCGTTCCTGATATTATTACATACAGCACCCTAATTGATGGGCTCTGCAAAAGATGTAGAGTAGATGAGGCTCTTGTTTTAGTTGCTGAAATGATACAATCTTCCATTTCTCCTAATACTATTACGTGCAATACACTAATTAATGGTCTCTCCAAGGTGGGTAGGGAAGATGAGGCTCTAAGGTTAGTGGCAGGAATGGAAAATAGTTACCGCTCTCCGGATATTGTTACATATACCACCTTGATTGACGGTCTTTGTAAAGTAGAAAGATTTGATGACGCTTTGGGATTAGTAGCCAAAATGTTGCAAGAGGGCCGTTTTCTTGACAGATACATTTATACTAGTATGATAGATGGCTTTTGCAAGGCTAGAAAAATTGACAAAGCCTGCAATCTATTTGTAAAAATGATGGAGTTTGGTCCTTTGCCTAATGAAGTGACATTTAGTGCAGTTATTGATGGACTGTGCAAAGATGGCAGGATGGACAAGGCTTGGGATTGCTTTCATGACATGTCCAGAAAGGGTTTGCAGGTGAATGTGATTACTTATAGTTCTTTGATATGCAGCCTATGTAAACTGCATGAGGTAGAAAAGGCTCAAAAGTTGTTTAAAAATATGCTAAGGCAGGGCTTCTCACCAGATGTTATTACTTACAACATTCTAATTGATGGTTTATGTCAGAGTAACAGGGAAAAAGATGCATTTACACTTATTTCTGAGATGCAAAACAGGGGACGTCTTCCTAATGTAATCACATATAATACACTAATACGTGCATTCTGTAGAGCAGGAGAAATGAACATGGTAGGAAAGATGTTAGAGGAGATGGCAACAAGGGATTTGAAACCTAACGAAGTGACATACACCacagtcattaatggtctgtgcaAGGCAGGAGATCTTTCTAGAGCACATTCACACTTGAACAAGATGCTAGATGAAGGCTTGACGGCTGATGTAGTCACTTATAGCTGTCTGATTGACGCCCACTGCAAAGTTAGTGAGATGGATAAGGCCTTTAAGTATTTTCTAAACATGAAAGTGGCTGGTATTGCCCCAGATGTTGTAACCTATAGTATATTGATTGGCTCTTTGTGCAAGGAAAACAAAATTGAAATGGCTTTCTCGATGCTGAATGAGATGAGAATAAATGATTTAGTTCCAAATGTTATCACATATAATAAATTTCTTTACACCTTCCGCCAAAGACATGACCTTGAAAATACCTTTCTggtgatggatcaaatgaagaaagaaggttgTGCTCCAAGTGATTCAACTGTCCGGATACTTGACTGGCTGGTTAAAGTTGGTCAAATGAAAAAATTAAGAGACTTTGTAAATGATGATTCTTTTATTATTTCTAGGGCTGCATAG